The Nitrospira sp. KM1 genome includes a window with the following:
- the alr gene encoding alanine racemase: protein MTTTSTVPTTYAHVDFSALSHNLSLISGMIPNSCGILAVVKANAYGHGAVETARALINQGVSRLAVVSVAEGLTLRDSGITGQIVVLGPILEAQIPDLLARELTPVISDLRTCSAIARAAAALGRSVSVHVKVETGMARLGLTSDELPRLFEALADVKSIRIEGLMTHLADADGDSSDLTDAQLQTFRATLGTFARRGIHLPLVHVANSAAILRFPESHFSLVRPGIMLYGYHTLPKTVPSPNLKPVLQFHSTIVHLRTIEAGTTVSYNRTFAARRKSTIAVLPIGYADGYNRLLSNRGKVLVRGKRVPVAGLVCMDMTMIDVTEVPDVQVGDRVTLIGRDGQETVFADEVADWIGTIPYEVLCGIGSRVPRLYDSPAGTVPV from the coding sequence GTGACTACGACATCGACCGTGCCCACGACTTACGCCCACGTTGATTTTTCGGCCCTCTCCCACAATCTTTCACTCATCTCCGGTATGATTCCCAATTCCTGCGGCATTCTCGCCGTCGTCAAGGCCAATGCCTATGGCCATGGCGCCGTAGAGACCGCACGTGCGCTCATCAATCAAGGCGTGTCCCGCCTCGCCGTGGTCTCCGTGGCGGAAGGGCTGACCCTGAGGGATAGCGGCATCACCGGGCAGATCGTGGTGCTCGGTCCAATCTTGGAAGCGCAAATTCCCGACCTGCTCGCCCGCGAACTCACCCCGGTGATCAGCGACCTGCGCACGTGTTCCGCCATAGCCCGTGCTGCCGCCGCCCTGGGCCGATCTGTCTCAGTGCATGTGAAGGTGGAAACAGGGATGGCACGTCTGGGACTCACGTCCGACGAACTTCCCCGTTTGTTCGAAGCTTTGGCTGACGTGAAATCGATCCGTATTGAAGGGCTCATGACGCATCTTGCCGATGCCGATGGGGATTCCAGCGATCTCACCGATGCGCAACTGCAGACCTTTCGTGCAACCCTTGGGACTTTCGCGCGTCGGGGTATCCATCTTCCGTTGGTGCATGTCGCAAATAGCGCCGCCATCCTCCGATTCCCCGAATCCCATTTTTCGCTCGTTCGTCCCGGCATCATGCTCTATGGCTATCACACGCTTCCGAAAACCGTCCCCTCTCCGAATCTCAAACCGGTTCTCCAGTTCCATTCCACCATCGTGCACTTGCGGACAATCGAGGCCGGAACCACCGTCAGCTATAATCGGACCTTCGCCGCAAGGCGGAAAAGTACGATCGCAGTCCTTCCCATCGGCTACGCCGACGGATATAACAGGCTGCTCTCGAATCGTGGGAAGGTACTCGTCCGAGGGAAGCGAGTTCCGGTAGCAGGGCTCGTCTGCATGGATATGACGATGATCGACGTGACCGAAGTACCCGACGTGCAAGTGGGAGATCGTGTCACGCTGATTGGACGGGACGGACAAGAGACCGTCTTCGCGGACGAAGTGGCCGACTGGATAGGCACAATTCCTTATGAAGTGTTATGTGGAATCGGAAGTCGCGTTCCGCGCTTGTACGATTCGCCGGCTGGAACGGTGCCAGTCTAA
- a CDS encoding sugar phosphate nucleotidyltransferase, translating to MKVVLFCGGLGLRLRDYSEKVPKAMVPIGYRPVIWHVMKYYAHFGHKEFILCLGYGADAIKEYFLRYDECVSNDFVLTDGGKQIKLLNADIQDWKITFVDTGIQSTVGQRLKSVEEHIGKDEAFLANYTDGLTDLPHMDHLAHFRARNVIASCLCITPRLSMHQVTMAGDGRITRLDELSHSRIRVNGGYFIFKREIFKYICEGEELVHAPFQRLIKEDQLVGYTYNGFWAAMDTFKDKMLLDDLYARGKAPWAVWRERQNLSLYEECA from the coding sequence ATGAAAGTCGTTCTGTTCTGCGGGGGGCTCGGGCTTCGGCTTCGAGACTATTCTGAAAAGGTTCCGAAGGCCATGGTCCCGATCGGGTACCGGCCGGTCATCTGGCATGTCATGAAATATTATGCGCATTTTGGGCACAAGGAATTCATTCTCTGTCTTGGGTACGGTGCGGATGCCATCAAGGAATATTTCCTTCGATACGACGAATGCGTCTCCAACGACTTTGTGCTCACCGATGGCGGGAAGCAGATCAAATTGTTGAATGCGGATATTCAGGATTGGAAGATCACGTTCGTGGATACAGGGATTCAATCCACAGTCGGGCAACGGCTGAAATCGGTTGAAGAACACATCGGCAAGGACGAGGCTTTTCTTGCCAACTATACCGATGGCTTGACCGACCTCCCGCATATGGATCACCTGGCTCATTTTCGTGCCCGCAATGTCATTGCCAGCTGTCTGTGCATCACCCCTCGGCTGAGTATGCATCAAGTGACGATGGCCGGTGATGGGCGTATCACGCGTTTAGATGAGTTGTCGCACTCTCGAATCCGTGTCAACGGCGGGTATTTCATCTTCAAACGGGAGATTTTCAAGTACATCTGCGAGGGTGAAGAGTTGGTCCATGCTCCCTTTCAGCGTCTGATCAAGGAAGACCAGTTGGTCGGGTATACCTACAATGGCTTCTGGGCGGCGATGGACACCTTCAAAGACAAGATGTTGCTGGATGATCTCTATGCGAGGGGCAAGGCTCCGTGGGCAGTCTGGAGAGAGAGGCAGAATCTCAGCCTGTACGAAGAGTGCGCGTGA
- the tsf gene encoding translation elongation factor Ts — translation MAGSSQLVKELREKTGAGILDCQKALQENGDDVEKAIDYLRQKGLAAAQKKAGRETNQGLIHAYIHMGGKIGVLIEVNCETDFVARNEEFKGFVNDLALQVAAAKPQYVRREDVPAATVEKERSIFEGQAKEMGKPPAAWPKIIEGKLEKFYQESCLLEQAFIKDPAVTVKELLSQKIAKIGENMNIRRFTRYQLGEA, via the coding sequence ATGGCTGGATCAAGTCAGCTTGTTAAAGAACTCAGGGAAAAAACAGGCGCGGGAATTCTCGACTGTCAGAAAGCGCTCCAGGAAAACGGGGATGACGTCGAAAAAGCGATCGACTATCTGCGTCAAAAGGGATTGGCCGCGGCCCAAAAAAAAGCCGGTCGCGAAACCAATCAAGGTTTGATCCATGCCTACATTCACATGGGCGGCAAGATCGGCGTCCTGATCGAGGTCAACTGCGAAACCGATTTCGTGGCCCGCAACGAGGAATTCAAAGGATTCGTCAACGACCTGGCACTCCAGGTCGCCGCGGCGAAACCGCAATACGTCAGACGGGAAGACGTTCCGGCCGCGACCGTCGAAAAGGAACGATCGATTTTCGAGGGACAGGCCAAAGAAATGGGAAAACCGCCGGCCGCATGGCCGAAAATTATCGAAGGCAAACTCGAGAAGTTCTATCAGGAGAGTTGTTTGCTGGAACAGGCCTTCATCAAGGACCCTGCCGTCACGGTGAAAGAGCTTCTCTCTCAGAAAATTGCGAAAATCGGCGAGAACATGAACATTCGTCGGTTTACCCGCTATCAACTGGGCGAAGCATGA
- a CDS encoding PIG-L deacetylase family protein gives MFDLKSRLARKNRVSVLCVGAHSDDIEIGCGGTLLKLVKQYGNAIEIIWVVLSARSIRRKEAIHGARRFLQHVRRKQIIVKSFPDGIFPYSGKQIKRFFETLKRTYEPDMILTHYRDDLHQDHRLVSELTWNTFRDHLILEYEIPKYDGDFGSPNLFVHLDIETCRKKIRTIIDCFRTQSGKQWFSEDTFLSVMRIRGIESNAPEKYAEAFYCRKMVV, from the coding sequence ATGTTTGACCTGAAGTCACGTCTCGCTCGCAAGAACCGCGTATCAGTCCTCTGTGTCGGCGCCCATTCTGATGATATCGAGATCGGATGCGGCGGCACCCTGTTGAAACTGGTGAAGCAGTACGGCAATGCCATCGAAATCATATGGGTGGTGCTCAGCGCCCGGTCGATCAGACGCAAAGAGGCGATACACGGAGCGAGGCGATTTCTTCAGCACGTCCGGCGAAAGCAGATCATCGTCAAAAGTTTTCCTGACGGAATCTTTCCCTATTCGGGAAAACAGATCAAGCGATTCTTTGAGACTCTCAAGCGAACCTATGAACCGGATATGATTCTCACCCATTACCGTGACGACCTGCATCAAGACCATCGATTGGTATCGGAATTAACTTGGAACACCTTCCGCGACCACTTGATTCTCGAGTACGAAATTCCCAAGTACGATGGAGATTTTGGAAGTCCGAACCTATTCGTCCATCTCGACATTGAGACCTGCCGGAAAAAGATACGCACCATCATTGATTGTTTTCGGACTCAAAGCGGAAAGCAGTGGTTTTCCGAAGATACCTTTCTTTCTGTCATGCGCATCCGCGGTATCGAGTCCAACGCGCCAGAAAAGTATGCCGAAGCATTCTACTGTCGAAAAATGGTTGTCTAG
- the rpsB gene encoding 30S ribosomal protein S2 produces the protein MGVIAIKELLEAGVHFGHQTNRWNPKMKKFLFGERNGIYIIDLQQTVARMEQAYAFVRDTVASGQSVLFVGTKRQAAEILQEEATRANMFYVNQRWLGGMLTNFQTIRRSIDKMKKIEGMLADPAQHGLTKKEISQKQKELVKLQKFLTGIKNMRGLPGAVFILDTRIERIAVQEATRLEIPVIAIIDSNCDPDHITYPIPGNDDAIRSIRLITSKIAEACIEGAHLRTQREEAEFQSPATSDVRVGTPSLAGAPAS, from the coding sequence ATGGGAGTGATCGCGATCAAGGAATTGCTCGAAGCGGGAGTCCATTTCGGCCATCAGACCAACCGGTGGAATCCCAAAATGAAGAAATTCCTCTTCGGTGAACGCAACGGCATCTATATTATCGATCTCCAACAGACCGTCGCGCGCATGGAGCAGGCCTATGCCTTCGTCCGCGATACGGTGGCCTCCGGCCAGTCCGTCCTGTTCGTCGGCACGAAACGGCAGGCGGCTGAAATTCTCCAAGAAGAAGCCACTCGAGCCAACATGTTCTATGTGAACCAGCGCTGGTTGGGCGGCATGCTCACCAATTTCCAGACCATCCGCCGCAGCATCGACAAGATGAAAAAGATCGAAGGTATGCTCGCAGATCCCGCGCAGCATGGCCTGACGAAGAAAGAAATCTCGCAGAAGCAGAAAGAACTCGTGAAACTGCAGAAGTTCCTGACCGGCATCAAGAACATGCGCGGGCTACCGGGAGCGGTCTTCATTCTGGACACCAGAATTGAACGCATCGCCGTGCAGGAAGCCACTCGTCTGGAAATCCCCGTCATCGCGATTATCGACAGCAATTGCGATCCCGATCACATCACGTATCCGATTCCGGGCAATGACGATGCGATCCGCTCGATCAGGCTGATCACCTCCAAGATCGCCGAGGCCTGCATTGAAGGAGCGCATTTACGGACCCAGCGCGAAGAAGCGGAATTCCAATCGCCGGCCACCAGCGACGTGCGAGTTGGGACTCCAAGTTTAGCGGGCGCTCCCGCGTCCTAA
- the argJ gene encoding bifunctional glutamate N-acetyltransferase/amino-acid acetyltransferase ArgJ: MATAKNFNGQSRGVTAPRGFRAGGIHCGIKKAGALDLALIVSERSGPIAGVFTQNRVVAAPVLLDRLHLKHGIGRAIIVNSGNANACTGRQGMDAARATAAAAARALKISTHEVFVGSTGVIGRALPVDKLLRAVPSLAAATSLGGGILAARAIMTTDVHPKYTAKQARINGRPVTVGGMAKGSGMIHPHMATMLGYVTTDAAITRSALKKALMVATNESFNCISVDGDTSTNDTVLCLSNGMAGNSQIREGTVGYRQFVRLLIDVCQILALSICRDGEGVTKVVKISVHEAKTAAQARLVAQTIGTSNLVKTALFGEDANWGRIMAAIGRSGVPVDPSHISISFGGVPMVRKGAGLGLAAERRIAKVFRQKEFTIDVGLGQGQHRSHLWTTDLSFDYVRINASYRS; this comes from the coding sequence ATGGCCACCGCCAAAAATTTCAACGGCCAATCACGCGGAGTCACAGCACCAAGGGGTTTTCGCGCCGGCGGGATTCATTGCGGCATCAAGAAGGCCGGTGCGCTCGATCTCGCATTGATTGTCTCCGAACGGTCTGGGCCGATTGCCGGTGTATTTACGCAAAACCGGGTCGTCGCAGCGCCGGTTCTACTCGATCGTCTGCACCTCAAACACGGAATCGGCCGCGCCATCATCGTCAATAGCGGGAACGCCAATGCCTGTACCGGCAGGCAGGGCATGGATGCCGCACGGGCCACTGCAGCCGCCGCGGCACGCGCACTAAAGATTTCCACGCATGAAGTCTTTGTCGGATCGACGGGAGTCATCGGTCGCGCGTTGCCAGTAGACAAACTTCTGAGAGCCGTCCCCTCACTGGCAGCTGCAACCAGTTTGGGTGGAGGAATTCTGGCTGCCCGCGCGATCATGACCACGGACGTGCATCCCAAATACACGGCGAAGCAGGCTCGTATCAACGGACGTCCCGTCACCGTAGGCGGAATGGCTAAAGGATCGGGAATGATCCACCCACACATGGCCACCATGCTCGGATACGTCACCACCGACGCCGCCATCACCCGTTCCGCACTCAAAAAGGCACTGATGGTCGCTACGAATGAATCATTCAACTGCATCTCTGTGGACGGAGATACCAGTACCAACGACACGGTCCTTTGCTTGTCAAACGGAATGGCCGGGAATTCACAGATCCGTGAGGGAACCGTCGGCTATCGACAGTTTGTCCGACTCTTGATCGACGTGTGTCAGATACTGGCGCTATCCATCTGCCGGGATGGAGAAGGTGTGACCAAAGTCGTCAAGATTAGCGTTCATGAGGCCAAGACCGCCGCCCAAGCCCGTCTAGTCGCCCAAACCATCGGCACATCTAATCTGGTGAAGACGGCGCTGTTCGGCGAAGATGCGAACTGGGGACGCATCATGGCTGCCATCGGCCGATCGGGTGTTCCTGTTGATCCATCACACATCAGTATTTCCTTCGGAGGGGTGCCGATGGTGCGGAAAGGCGCGGGGTTGGGCCTCGCAGCTGAACGCCGTATTGCCAAGGTATTCCGGCAAAAAGAGTTCACAATCGACGTAGGCCTCGGGCAGGGACAACACCGCAGCCATTTGTGGACAACCGATCTATCTTTCGACTATGTCCGTATTAACGCAAGCTATCGATCATAG
- the pyrH gene encoding UMP kinase produces the protein MSSATYRRILLKVSGEMLAGEQGYGIQPSVLEGLASEIASVVALDIEVAVVIGGGNIFRGIAASATGMERASADYMGMLATVLNALALQNALERAGVMTRVQSAIEMRQLAEGYIRRRAIRHLEKKRVVIFAGGTGNPYFSTDTAASLRAMEIGAQVIMKGTKVDGIYDADPVKNPSAKKYREISFLAILNQNLKVMDATAISLCMDNNLPLIVFNLKEQGNFKRVATGESIGTLVTAGPR, from the coding sequence ATGAGTTCTGCCACCTACCGCCGCATCCTCCTCAAAGTCAGCGGAGAGATGTTGGCTGGTGAGCAGGGATACGGCATCCAGCCTTCGGTTCTGGAAGGACTCGCATCGGAAATCGCTTCCGTCGTTGCACTCGACATCGAAGTCGCCGTGGTCATCGGCGGAGGAAACATCTTTCGCGGAATCGCCGCCAGCGCGACTGGGATGGAACGCGCCTCGGCGGACTACATGGGCATGCTCGCCACCGTGCTCAACGCGCTCGCGCTTCAAAACGCACTGGAACGCGCCGGTGTGATGACACGCGTGCAATCGGCGATCGAAATGCGCCAACTGGCGGAGGGGTATATCCGGCGACGCGCGATCCGGCATCTCGAAAAAAAGCGTGTCGTCATTTTCGCGGGGGGCACCGGAAACCCGTATTTCTCGACCGACACCGCGGCTTCGCTTCGGGCCATGGAGATCGGTGCGCAAGTGATCATGAAAGGCACCAAGGTCGACGGCATCTATGACGCCGACCCGGTCAAGAATCCGTCCGCAAAAAAATACCGCGAGATCTCCTTTCTCGCGATCCTTAATCAGAATCTCAAGGTGATGGACGCCACGGCCATCAGTCTCTGCATGGACAACAACCTGCCCTTGATCGTGTTCAATCTCAAGGAACAGGGCAACTTCAAACGCGTCGCCACCGGCGAATCCATTGGCACGCTGGTCACCGCCGGACCGCGCTAA
- a CDS encoding OmpP1/FadL family transporter produces the protein MGLVYLLTGALLHSETIAQVPRIQGQGTAASGMGNAFAAQADDASALHYNPAGLTHLPRIESMAGGLLTGGATTFTGANGTTARGDRNGSMAWPPPAHFYLTANLPDLGVTLLGPLAVGIGLTVPFGSLTRWPTDGPFRTATVFSSLPLLDVKPTLAYRLTESLSIGLGADIYTFSQTVGEGHVERQSIWPGGFGIPAGARVELFGRDTAAGFNASILYTALRNNQGKPIANVGFVYRSQATMHLSGALLANGSKVSDATATFVLPQVMTGAIALWPVRTIEREWKLELDVDHVSWSTSRNLDVHLANGATIPQPLKWRDTYAVMAGTEYKWLALDSMPGWDVALRAGYTNQQNQVPDQTFDPGIPSSDVHIVGGGIGLLCQKQGRLFGWMKCGEMGIGAVKTATIGLDFSYQASLYEDRTVVGNRNPTVNGTYKTTLHSGGVSIRLSF, from the coding sequence ATGGGGTTGGTCTATTTGTTGACGGGTGCGCTGCTTCATTCAGAGACGATTGCCCAAGTCCCCAGGATACAGGGTCAGGGGACTGCGGCTTCAGGAATGGGCAATGCTTTTGCTGCTCAGGCTGATGACGCATCTGCGCTGCATTACAACCCCGCTGGCCTTACCCACTTGCCGCGCATTGAATCCATGGCGGGAGGATTGTTGACGGGAGGGGCGACGACGTTTACGGGAGCAAACGGCACAACGGCTCGCGGCGACAGAAACGGCAGCATGGCGTGGCCCCCGCCGGCTCATTTCTATCTCACCGCCAATCTGCCGGATTTGGGCGTCACGCTTCTTGGTCCGCTCGCCGTAGGCATCGGGCTCACCGTTCCGTTTGGTTCGCTCACCCGGTGGCCGACCGACGGTCCGTTCCGGACGGCGACAGTATTCAGTTCTTTGCCCCTCCTCGACGTTAAGCCAACGTTGGCCTATAGACTGACCGAGAGTCTTTCGATTGGATTGGGCGCGGATATCTATACGTTTTCGCAAACGGTGGGAGAGGGACATGTCGAACGGCAGTCGATCTGGCCAGGCGGATTCGGCATTCCGGCCGGAGCGCGAGTTGAACTGTTCGGGCGCGATACGGCCGCTGGATTTAATGCCAGCATCCTCTATACCGCCCTACGCAATAATCAAGGAAAGCCCATCGCAAACGTCGGATTTGTGTATCGCAGCCAGGCGACGATGCATCTTTCCGGAGCCCTGCTCGCGAACGGTTCCAAGGTCTCGGACGCGACAGCAACGTTTGTGCTGCCACAAGTGATGACCGGAGCCATTGCTTTGTGGCCCGTTCGGACGATCGAACGCGAATGGAAACTTGAACTTGACGTGGATCATGTATCGTGGAGTACATCCCGCAATCTGGACGTGCATCTGGCCAACGGCGCCACGATTCCTCAGCCGCTCAAGTGGCGTGATACATATGCGGTGATGGCCGGCACGGAATACAAGTGGCTCGCGCTTGATTCGATGCCGGGATGGGACGTTGCACTGCGTGCGGGATATACCAACCAGCAAAACCAAGTTCCCGATCAGACGTTCGATCCCGGAATTCCTTCCTCTGATGTCCACATTGTCGGGGGAGGAATCGGCCTACTCTGTCAGAAACAAGGGCGGCTCTTCGGATGGATGAAATGCGGTGAAATGGGAATCGGTGCCGTCAAGACCGCAACCATTGGTCTCGATTTTTCCTATCAGGCATCGCTGTATGAAGATCGCACGGTGGTGGGAAACAGAAATCCAACAGTAAACGGCACCTACAAAACGACTCTACACTCTGGAGGGGTCTCGATCCGGTTATCCTTTTAG
- the frr gene encoding ribosome recycling factor, with protein MPNAAAIRQTITGKMESALEHLKRDLAGLRTGRASIALLDNVRVDYYGTMTPLRQVANLSTPEARLITITPWEPQLIKEVEKALATSGLGVTPSNDGKMIRVPLPPLTEERRKELTKICKKHGEDTKVHVRGFRRDANEELKKLQKDAKLTEDELRKSETEIQKLTDQYTQKIDDVIKKKEQEILEV; from the coding sequence ATGCCTAACGCCGCTGCAATTCGCCAGACCATCACAGGGAAAATGGAATCGGCGCTCGAACACCTCAAGCGCGATCTCGCTGGACTGCGAACCGGCCGAGCGTCCATCGCTCTCCTGGATAATGTGCGCGTCGACTACTATGGAACAATGACGCCGCTTCGCCAGGTTGCCAACCTCTCCACTCCTGAAGCGCGTCTGATCACGATTACGCCTTGGGAACCGCAACTGATCAAGGAAGTCGAGAAAGCCCTGGCGACTTCAGGTCTGGGTGTCACACCCTCGAACGACGGGAAAATGATCCGTGTCCCATTGCCTCCATTGACCGAGGAGCGGCGCAAGGAACTGACCAAGATCTGCAAGAAACACGGCGAAGATACGAAAGTACACGTCAGAGGATTTCGTCGCGATGCCAACGAAGAGTTGAAGAAACTTCAAAAAGATGCCAAATTGACCGAGGATGAACTTCGGAAGTCCGAGACCGAGATTCAGAAGCTGACCGACCAATACACACAGAAAATCGACGATGTCATCAAGAAGAAAGAGCAGGAGATTCTTGAGGTATGA
- a CDS encoding ATP-binding protein: MTEHLFPLEQTILDRPCMQHVPFGRDEHGAHVGDVSGIVIRDNVEYLEEWIARSKGPEASAHASIELCRLLNERAWDHNHHVTPGQLKNAWNSYSYEFASYLREFCRELSGDPEFFFNVGREKHISPLIQTLGRPFSLAQIYRMYPYFAQKFARGLEYTVVDVTDASAILRLTLTEGVYRQFGPYRRACAAQICESAKGRLAMVPLHLHSLPSATVRDRTCIVHGDEHCEWEVRWTRQSHPVIAWPLLWGSGIGALASLSAQVLSPEVSLGETALAGLVPVLAAVLVTNRRLRQESRERQALITEQINVAESRHEELREAYGGQEQTRVELRRKINHLTALHRAGILFSSTLDREVLYQHILETLTRVLHYDRAMISSYDSAKQVSKDLRVLGVTDEVKEFAQTVQISVTDPESPEGNVLLQGKPLLIGDVRAIWERLHPVHRELALMMGTKSIIVVPLKTQDRILGSLMVDRMQEHCLTLDDLELLMTFAHQVASALNNAAAYQQIEELNVGLEAKVRERTAELEQADRLRSQFLSHVSHELKTPLTSIKGFLQNMLDGLAGPVNEKQQRYLSRVLENSDRLIRMIEELLDRTRIQTGRLELMPSDIDLARVVADAVEQMRPLAQAKRQQLEALYPTQVLSVWADQDRLFQIVTNLVQNAIKFTPEEGRIIVTVRQEGLRTVEIIVLDTGPGVAPEFADKIFDPFFKLKGRRTGTKGLGLGLSIVRTLVELHGGSIVVASGQPGGAEFCVSLPLRSFVGAPSLGSMDGMPKILVVDDDMDIRQMLGDRLQAKGYDVRTESDGLQAMEAVRAETFSGMILDIGIPSLDGMEVLKRIRQKDQQLPIIMVTASGAKDAAVRAISMGAQAYLLKPFEAEELDHIVDAWFGVPETADRGQA; encoded by the coding sequence ATGACGGAACATTTGTTTCCTCTCGAGCAAACCATTCTAGACAGACCATGCATGCAGCACGTCCCTTTCGGTCGCGATGAGCATGGCGCGCATGTGGGCGATGTCAGCGGAATCGTCATTCGGGACAATGTTGAATATCTTGAGGAGTGGATTGCCCGGTCTAAGGGACCTGAGGCTTCGGCACACGCGTCTATTGAACTGTGTCGTCTTCTCAATGAAAGGGCATGGGACCACAACCACCATGTGACGCCGGGTCAGCTGAAGAATGCGTGGAACAGCTATTCGTATGAGTTTGCTTCCTATCTGCGGGAGTTTTGTCGCGAGCTGTCTGGCGACCCTGAATTCTTCTTCAACGTAGGCCGTGAGAAACATATTTCCCCGTTGATACAAACATTGGGTCGTCCATTCAGTCTGGCGCAGATTTATCGGATGTATCCGTATTTTGCTCAGAAATTCGCCAGGGGGTTGGAATACACCGTCGTCGATGTCACAGATGCGTCGGCCATCTTGCGGCTGACGCTGACCGAAGGTGTGTACCGGCAATTTGGGCCATACCGCAGGGCATGCGCGGCACAGATCTGTGAATCGGCCAAGGGAAGGCTTGCCATGGTTCCGCTGCATCTGCACAGCCTTCCTTCAGCTACGGTTAGGGACCGTACGTGTATTGTGCATGGGGACGAGCATTGCGAGTGGGAAGTGAGGTGGACAAGACAGTCCCATCCGGTGATCGCGTGGCCGTTACTGTGGGGAAGCGGGATTGGAGCCCTCGCGTCCCTCTCGGCTCAGGTGTTGTCTCCCGAGGTCAGTCTTGGGGAAACGGCGCTGGCAGGGCTGGTGCCCGTCTTGGCGGCTGTATTGGTGACGAACAGACGCCTTCGACAGGAGAGCCGTGAACGTCAGGCATTGATCACGGAGCAGATCAATGTCGCGGAATCGCGCCACGAGGAACTGCGCGAAGCCTATGGAGGTCAGGAACAGACGCGCGTTGAGCTGCGCCGCAAGATCAACCATTTAACCGCTCTCCATCGGGCGGGCATTTTATTCAGCTCGACGTTGGATCGTGAGGTTCTGTATCAGCATATCCTGGAAACCCTGACCCGTGTGTTGCATTACGACCGTGCGATGATTTCCTCGTACGATTCGGCCAAGCAGGTTTCAAAGGATCTCAGGGTCTTGGGCGTGACCGACGAGGTCAAGGAATTTGCGCAGACCGTTCAGATTTCCGTGACGGATCCGGAAAGCCCGGAAGGAAACGTGTTGTTGCAGGGCAAGCCCCTTCTCATCGGCGATGTCCGGGCTATTTGGGAGCGTTTGCATCCGGTGCATCGAGAACTCGCTCTGATGATGGGAACGAAATCCATCATTGTTGTGCCGTTAAAGACACAGGATCGGATCCTCGGCAGTCTGATGGTCGATCGAATGCAGGAGCATTGCCTGACGCTGGACGATCTGGAACTGCTCATGACGTTTGCCCATCAGGTTGCAAGCGCTCTGAACAATGCGGCGGCGTATCAGCAGATCGAAGAGCTTAACGTCGGGCTGGAAGCCAAAGTACGCGAGCGGACGGCAGAACTCGAACAGGCGGACCGATTGCGTTCCCAATTTCTTTCTCATGTGTCTCACGAGCTGAAGACCCCTCTCACATCCATTAAGGGTTTCCTTCAGAATATGTTGGACGGCTTGGCCGGTCCGGTGAATGAGAAACAGCAACGTTATCTGTCGCGGGTTCTCGAGAATTCCGACCGCCTCATCCGTATGATCGAAGAATTATTGGATCGGACCAGGATCCAGACAGGCCGTCTCGAACTCATGCCCAGCGATATCGATCTTGCGAGGGTGGTCGCAGATGCGGTCGAGCAGATGCGGCCATTGGCTCAAGCAAAAAGACAGCAGCTCGAAGCCCTATATCCGACCCAGGTTCTTTCCGTGTGGGCGGACCAAGATCGCCTTTTTCAAATCGTGACCAATCTGGTGCAGAACGCGATCAAATTCACACCGGAAGAGGGCCGCATCATCGTGACGGTACGGCAGGAAGGTCTGCGGACTGTTGAGATCATTGTTTTGGATACGGGACCGGGAGTCGCACCTGAATTCGCCGATAAGATCTTCGATCCTTTTTTCAAACTGAAAGGAAGGCGCACGGGGACAAAGGGATTGGGATTGGGGCTTTCTATCGTTCGCACACTGGTGGAGCTTCATGGTGGATCCATCGTTGTCGCAAGCGGACAGCCCGGCGGCGCGGAGTTTTGCGTATCCCTTCCGTTGCGTTCCTTCGTAGGAGCCCCCTCTTTGGGAAGCATGGATGGTATGCCAAAAATTCTCGTTGTGGATGACGACATGGACATCCGGCAGATGCTGGGGGATCGATTACAGGCTAAAGGCTACGACGTGCGGACCGAAAGTGACGGTCTGCAAGCCATGGAGGCCGTAAGGGCTGAAACCTTCTCAGGAATGATCCTCGACATCGGCATTCCCTCTCTTGACGGTATGGAGGTATTGAAGCGGATCAGGCAGAAGGATCAGCAGCTACCAATCATTATGGTCACGGCGTCCGGGGCGAAGGATGCGGCAGTTCGTGCGATCAGCATGGGCGCACAGGCCTATCTACTGAAACCATTCGAGGCGGAAGAATTAGACCACATCGTTGACGCATGGTTTGGCGTCCCAGAAACGGCAGATCGCGGACAGGCCTAA